One region of Desulfovibrio intestinalis genomic DNA includes:
- the argJ gene encoding bifunctional glutamate N-acetyltransferase/amino-acid acetyltransferase ArgJ, protein MQNDLPKGFRAGAAAANFKKAGRDDLGLIVSDTPAVLAGMFTQNLFKAAPVLACQEILNRAGTVRAVLANAGQANACTGDEGLANCRATQSMVAGLTGLAVDEILPLSTGVVGAHLKMERWVDAVPALVKSLGTRDAEGFTRSFMTTDAFPKFAMREVTLAGGTVRLTVMAKGAGMICPNMATMLCVALTDAQVERDSWQAMFGRAVGKTFNRVSVDGDTSTNDTILGLANGASGVAAQSTADMALLEEALTAILAQVSYMLVKDGEGASKVIHITVSGAGSDADAELVARSVGHSQLVKTAIYGGDANWGRIVTAVGYSGAKFDPTKVSMKLCGIERFRQGCPVNEDQEDALAALLKGKDVQVDIELGSGTGAYTFKASDLGHEYVTLNSDYRS, encoded by the coding sequence ATGCAGAACGATTTGCCAAAGGGCTTCAGGGCCGGAGCCGCTGCAGCCAATTTCAAGAAAGCTGGACGGGACGACCTTGGTCTCATAGTTTCCGACACGCCCGCAGTACTGGCAGGCATGTTTACCCAAAATCTTTTCAAGGCCGCCCCTGTGCTGGCCTGTCAGGAAATACTGAACCGCGCTGGCACCGTGCGGGCCGTGCTTGCCAATGCCGGGCAGGCCAATGCCTGCACTGGCGACGAAGGGCTTGCCAATTGCCGCGCCACTCAAAGCATGGTTGCCGGGCTTACGGGGCTGGCAGTGGACGAAATACTGCCTCTTTCCACTGGCGTGGTTGGGGCCCACCTCAAGATGGAACGCTGGGTCGACGCTGTGCCTGCACTGGTAAAAAGCCTTGGCACTCGTGATGCCGAAGGCTTCACCCGTTCCTTCATGACCACAGATGCCTTTCCCAAGTTCGCCATGCGCGAAGTCACGCTTGCGGGCGGTACGGTTCGCCTGACGGTTATGGCCAAGGGCGCAGGCATGATCTGCCCCAACATGGCTACCATGCTGTGTGTCGCGCTCACGGACGCGCAGGTGGAACGAGATTCCTGGCAGGCCATGTTTGGCCGCGCCGTGGGCAAGACCTTTAACCGCGTAAGTGTGGACGGCGACACCTCCACCAACGACACCATCCTTGGGCTTGCCAACGGGGCTTCTGGCGTGGCCGCGCAAAGTACCGCCGATATGGCCTTGCTTGAAGAGGCCCTGACGGCCATTCTGGCGCAGGTTTCGTATATGCTGGTCAAGGACGGCGAAGGCGCGAGCAAGGTTATCCATATTACGGTGAGCGGTGCAGGCAGTGATGCCGACGCAGAGCTTGTGGCCCGCAGCGTTGGGCATTCCCAGCTGGTCAAAACCGCCATCTATGGCGGCGATGCCAACTGGGGGCGCATTGTGACGGCAGTGGGTTACAGCGGCGCAAAGTTTGACCCCACCAAAGTCAGCATGAAGCTTTGCGGCATAGAGCGTTTCCGGCAGGGCTGTCCTGTGAATGAAGATCAGGAAGACGCGCTGGCTGCACTGCTCAAGGGCAAGGATGTGCAGGTGGACATCGAGCTTGGCAGCGGAACGGGAGCGTACACTTTCAAGGCTTCGGATCTGGGGCATGAGTATGTGACGCTTAACTCGGATTACCGCTCATAG
- a CDS encoding FeS-binding protein, with protein MMRSQRTPTRLFSGTFCALWTIALLTATLSGLAHLPVAVRYSLINIDNQATVWHYYAVALLLMLETYAVIIWWVQGRGMFSFTRCGAIRTALLATLSVTGLILMLHNLPDVAVFGRAYTTVKLCHLFSGLLLVPILLVQCCLWLAGKPSALKICASKKNRSSL; from the coding sequence ATGATGCGCTCTCAACGCACCCCAACCCGGCTTTTTTCGGGCACGTTCTGCGCGCTTTGGACAATCGCCCTTCTGACTGCGACGCTGTCCGGCTTGGCCCACCTGCCCGTGGCCGTTCGTTACAGCCTGATTAACATAGATAATCAGGCGACCGTATGGCACTACTATGCAGTAGCCTTACTGCTCATGCTTGAAACATATGCCGTCATTATCTGGTGGGTCCAGGGCAGAGGCATGTTTTCCTTTACACGCTGTGGAGCTATCCGCACGGCGCTGCTTGCCACACTGTCTGTTACAGGGCTGATACTCATGCTGCATAATCTGCCAGACGTGGCTGTTTTTGGGCGCGCATACACGACCGTAAAACTCTGTCACCTTTTCAGCGGCCTGCTGCTTGTACCCATTCTTCTGGTGCAATGCTGCCTGTGGCTTGCCGGAAAACCCAGCGCATTGAAAATTTGCGCATCTAAAAAAAACCGCTCCTCGCTGTAA
- a CDS encoding oligosaccharide flippase family protein → MKLKSIPRRLGYILGAQWTRDLAWTAFTILLARRSPDIMGQVVLALTFGYLVKTIADVGLNDFLLSTFARREGRPRALLGEVTWLKLTVLVLALVVTWLVTGWQNYSPELRLIVLCIAAGLGLDGVSDSFFALCQARGRQDVEMRIRVPSALIGIGFGIACVVMGAPPIIIALYKPIESILCIIFALTALGRNPLAGVGRSGMLDLARQMKHGLIFTCMAACAMFYNKINVIFLKQYGGNADVGGYGVAWETVEGLSVLVSSALLGKVIFPLLAKFWQQDKNAFRQLAGQTARSLWAASLPIIFLICVESDRFLPFIYGPSYESAVRAQQLLTPCLATAFLHNLAAYAMIGMRRHRLLLLFYVSGLILNIICCLTLIPAMPLEGAALSLTITKVWVAILTVGFFQWTTRPMSAAQWLLMLTTAGVSIALWWGTGKIAPREIAEGVGLLPLLALFWWWRPPPPFEKKAPQAE, encoded by the coding sequence ATGAAGCTCAAGAGCATTCCCCGCAGGCTCGGTTACATTCTGGGCGCGCAATGGACGCGCGACCTGGCCTGGACAGCCTTTACCATTTTGCTTGCCCGCCGCAGCCCCGATATAATGGGGCAGGTGGTGTTGGCCCTCACTTTCGGCTATCTGGTTAAAACCATTGCTGATGTGGGTCTTAATGATTTTCTGCTATCTACCTTTGCCAGGCGGGAAGGCCGCCCCCGGGCTTTGCTGGGCGAAGTAACGTGGCTCAAGCTTACCGTTCTGGTGCTGGCCCTGGTTGTTACGTGGTTGGTTACCGGATGGCAGAACTACAGTCCTGAACTTCGCCTTATCGTGCTGTGTATTGCCGCAGGGCTTGGTCTTGACGGTGTGAGCGACTCTTTTTTCGCACTATGCCAGGCTCGGGGCCGTCAGGATGTGGAAATGCGCATCCGGGTGCCCTCAGCCCTCATCGGCATAGGTTTCGGCATTGCCTGCGTAGTCATGGGCGCTCCCCCCATTATCATCGCGCTTTACAAGCCCATTGAATCCATACTGTGCATCATTTTTGCCCTCACAGCGCTTGGCCGCAACCCTCTCGCGGGTGTAGGCCGATCCGGCATGCTCGATCTGGCGCGGCAAATGAAGCATGGCCTTATCTTTACCTGCATGGCCGCCTGTGCCATGTTCTACAACAAAATCAACGTCATTTTTCTCAAGCAATACGGCGGTAACGCCGATGTGGGCGGGTACGGAGTGGCCTGGGAGACGGTGGAAGGTCTCTCGGTTCTGGTATCAAGCGCGCTTCTGGGCAAGGTTATTTTTCCGCTGCTGGCAAAATTCTGGCAGCAGGATAAAAATGCCTTTCGCCAACTGGCTGGCCAGACGGCCCGGTCCTTGTGGGCGGCATCCTTGCCCATCATCTTTCTCATTTGTGTGGAAAGTGACCGATTTCTGCCGTTTATTTACGGTCCAAGCTATGAGAGCGCCGTTCGGGCACAGCAGTTGCTGACGCCTTGCCTGGCCACTGCCTTTCTGCACAACCTTGCCGCCTATGCCATGATAGGCATGCGCCGCCATCGTCTTCTGCTGCTTTTCTACGTCAGCGGGCTTATTCTTAATATTATCTGTTGTCTGACGCTTATTCCGGCCATGCCTCTGGAAGGTGCGGCGCTGTCTCTTACCATCACCAAGGTTTGGGTTGCCATTCTTACTGTGGGCTTTTTTCAGTGGACAACCCGCCCGATGAGTGCGGCGCAATGGCTCCTTATGCTGACGACAGCAGGAGTGAGCATCGCTTTGTGGTGGGGCACGGGCAAAATTGCCCCTCGTGAAATCGCTGAAGGGGTGGGGCTTCTTCCCCTGCTGGCCTTGTTCTGGTGGTGGCGTCCTCCCCCGCCCTTTGAAAAAAAGGCACCTCAAGCCGAATAG
- a CDS encoding 4Fe-4S dicluster domain-containing protein, which translates to MRKPVPFGGSPPKPQGAAYIDENICFGDGPCQRACPWLIPQRQSGVGPYLKFAPRYIGYGLVFKCDYCHELLAQGQPPACVAACPAKAQHFGIRDEMIAQAQEMAHQRNGEIFGLKENGGTNTLYVSSVPFRDIEAAMLQQEQVGFGKPSLRPAGASMKKENSLVDIVLAAPLAGVALASLRLCRNWLKARKS; encoded by the coding sequence ATGCGTAAGCCTGTGCCCTTCGGGGGCAGCCCGCCAAAGCCCCAGGGCGCAGCATATATTGATGAAAACATCTGTTTTGGCGACGGCCCATGCCAGAGAGCCTGTCCCTGGCTGATCCCCCAACGCCAGTCAGGTGTTGGGCCGTACCTAAAATTTGCCCCTCGTTATATTGGGTATGGCCTGGTTTTCAAGTGTGATTATTGCCACGAACTGCTGGCACAGGGGCAGCCGCCCGCCTGTGTTGCCGCCTGCCCAGCCAAGGCGCAACATTTCGGCATCAGAGACGAGATGATTGCCCAGGCGCAGGAAATGGCGCACCAAAGAAACGGTGAAATTTTTGGGCTCAAGGAAAATGGGGGCACCAATACGCTTTACGTTTCGTCAGTTCCCTTCCGCGATATTGAGGCTGCCATGCTGCAACAGGAGCAGGTTGGCTTTGGCAAACCGAGCTTACGCCCCGCAGGAGCCAGCATGAAAAAAGAAAACAGCCTGGTCGACATTGTGCTGGCTGCGCCATTGGCCGGGGTGGCCTTGGCTTCTCTGCGTCTTTGCCGCAACTGGCTGAAGGCTCGTAAGTCATGA
- the fusA gene encoding elongation factor G — MSRTVPVNKQRNIGIMAHIDAGKTTTTERILFYTGVNHKIGETHEGQATMDWMEQEQERGITITSAATTCFWKDCRINIIDTPGHVDFTIEVERSLRVLDGAVCVFDAVAGVEPQSETVWRQADRYHVPRICFVNKMDRLGANFFRCVGMIHDRLGAKAVPLQLPIGAEDKFEGVLDLVTGKAIRFDKSSKGAEFVVEDVPADMMELYEEKHHEMVEAVAEEDEVLLEKYLSGESLTEEEIISCIRKATIARTIVPVMCGSAFRNMGVQPLLDAVVDYLPSPVDIPPMPGHAPGKEDEVIECSCDDKEPFAGLVFKLFSDPFIGHLSFFRIYSGFLESGMTVYNSNTTKRERIGRILKMHANKREDVKWAGAGDIVALVGLKNASTGDTLCDEKRPVILESLNIPEPVIEVAIEPKTKPDRDALSAALNKLAKEDPSFRVKGDEETNQTLIAGMGELHLEIIVDRLTREFGVNANVGKPQVAYRETISKPAKSDLKHAKQSGGRGQYGHVVIEIEPNPGKGYEFINGITGGVIPKEYIPAVDKGINDALKSGVMAGFPVVDVKVKLVFGSYHEVDSSEQAFYVAGSMAIKDGMHKAGPVLLEPIMDVEVVTPEEYLGDVMGDLNGRRGRVQSMEARAGGAQSVRAQVPLSSMFGYATDLRSRTQGRATFTMQFDHYEKVPQAISDEIQKSRT, encoded by the coding sequence GCACCGTTCCTGTAAACAAACAGCGCAATATCGGCATTATGGCCCATATTGACGCCGGCAAGACCACCACCACCGAGCGCATTCTTTTTTATACCGGCGTTAACCACAAAATTGGTGAAACGCACGAAGGCCAGGCCACCATGGACTGGATGGAGCAGGAACAGGAGCGTGGCATCACCATTACCTCCGCTGCCACCACTTGCTTCTGGAAAGACTGCCGCATCAACATCATCGACACGCCCGGCCACGTGGACTTCACCATTGAAGTTGAACGCTCCCTGCGCGTGCTCGACGGCGCTGTCTGCGTGTTCGACGCCGTTGCCGGCGTTGAGCCCCAGTCTGAAACCGTGTGGCGTCAGGCCGACCGCTATCATGTGCCCCGTATCTGCTTCGTGAACAAGATGGACCGCCTGGGTGCCAACTTCTTCCGTTGCGTGGGCATGATCCACGACCGCCTGGGCGCCAAGGCCGTGCCCCTGCAGTTGCCCATCGGCGCTGAAGACAAGTTTGAAGGCGTGCTGGACCTCGTGACCGGCAAGGCCATTCGCTTTGACAAGAGCTCCAAGGGCGCTGAATTTGTTGTTGAAGACGTGCCTGCCGACATGATGGAGCTTTACGAAGAAAAGCACCACGAAATGGTGGAAGCCGTAGCCGAAGAAGACGAAGTGCTGCTCGAAAAGTACCTGAGCGGTGAAAGCCTGACGGAAGAGGAAATCATTTCCTGCATCCGTAAGGCCACCATCGCCCGTACCATCGTGCCCGTCATGTGCGGTTCCGCTTTCCGCAACATGGGCGTGCAGCCCCTGCTTGACGCCGTGGTGGACTACCTGCCTTCCCCTGTGGACATTCCGCCCATGCCCGGCCACGCGCCCGGTAAGGAAGACGAAGTCATTGAATGCAGCTGCGACGACAAAGAACCCTTTGCCGGCCTGGTGTTCAAGCTTTTCTCCGACCCCTTTATCGGCCATCTGTCCTTCTTCCGTATTTATTCCGGCTTCCTTGAATCCGGCATGACCGTGTACAACTCCAACACAACCAAGCGCGAACGTATTGGCCGTATCCTCAAGATGCACGCCAACAAGCGCGAAGACGTGAAATGGGCTGGCGCGGGCGACATCGTGGCTCTGGTGGGCCTCAAGAACGCTTCCACCGGCGACACCCTGTGCGACGAAAAGCGCCCGGTTATTCTGGAATCCCTGAATATCCCCGAGCCTGTTATCGAAGTGGCCATTGAGCCCAAGACCAAGCCCGACCGCGATGCTCTTTCCGCTGCTCTTAACAAGCTGGCCAAGGAAGACCCCTCTTTCCGCGTCAAGGGCGACGAAGAAACCAACCAGACCCTTATCGCCGGTATGGGCGAACTGCATCTGGAAATCATCGTTGACCGCCTGACCCGTGAATTCGGCGTTAACGCCAACGTGGGCAAGCCCCAGGTTGCTTACCGCGAAACCATTTCCAAGCCTGCCAAGTCTGACCTCAAGCACGCCAAGCAGTCCGGTGGTCGCGGCCAGTACGGTCACGTCGTTATCGAGATTGAGCCCAATCCGGGCAAGGGCTATGAGTTCATCAACGGCATCACCGGCGGCGTTATTCCCAAGGAATACATCCCCGCGGTGGACAAGGGCATCAACGACGCCCTGAAGTCCGGTGTTATGGCTGGCTTCCCCGTGGTTGACGTGAAGGTCAAGCTGGTCTTCGGCTCCTACCACGAAGTTGACTCTTCGGAACAGGCCTTCTATGTGGCTGGTTCTATGGCCATCAAGGACGGCATGCACAAGGCTGGCCCTGTGCTGCTGGAACCCATCATGGACGTGGAAGTGGTTACGCCTGAAGAATACCTCGGCGACGTCATGGGCGACCTCAACGGCCGCCGTGGCCGTGTGCAGAGCATGGAAGCCCGCGCTGGCGGCGCACAGAGCGTGCGTGCCCAGGTGCCGCTGTCTTCCATGTTCGGCTATGCCACTGACCTGCGTTCGCGCACTCAGGGCCGCGCCACCTTCACCATGCAGTTTGACCATTACGAAAAGGTGCCCCAGGCCATTTCTGACGAAATTCAGAAGAGCAGAACATAG
- a CDS encoding 4Fe-4S dicluster domain-containing protein, with the protein MSLRLSTGGTDCCTIIDVDLCTGCGACVSACRSRNLSRLPLPQKPTPAPTPAWIPISDWSDRRQITNRLTPYNWIYIQSCTLPASDGSRRVFMPRRCLHCLNPQCVSLCPSGAARQSPRAQHILMKTSVLATAHAREPVPG; encoded by the coding sequence ATGTCTTTGCGCTTGTCCACCGGAGGCACTGACTGCTGCACAATCATTGATGTCGACCTCTGCACAGGCTGTGGCGCGTGCGTCTCCGCGTGCCGCTCCCGCAACCTTTCGCGCCTGCCCTTACCTCAAAAGCCTACTCCAGCCCCAACGCCAGCATGGATTCCCATCAGCGACTGGTCAGATCGCCGGCAGATAACGAACCGCCTGACGCCGTACAACTGGATTTACATCCAGAGCTGTACACTGCCTGCTTCGGACGGGTCACGGCGGGTCTTCATGCCACGCCGTTGCCTGCACTGCCTCAACCCGCAATGCGTAAGCCTGTGCCCTTCGGGGGCAGCCCGCCAAAGCCCCAGGGCGCAGCATATATTGATGAAAACATCTGTTTTGGCGACGGCCCATGCCAGAGAGCCTGTCCCTGGCTGA